A genomic stretch from Leishmania infantum JPCM5 genome chromosome 23 includes:
- the HASPA1 gene encoding hydrophilic acylated surface protein a: MGSSCTKDSAKEPQKRADNIDTTTRSDEKDGIHVQESAGPVQENFGDAQEKNEDGHNVGDGANDNEDGNDDQPKEQVAGN; the protein is encoded by the coding sequence ATGGGAAGCTCCTGCACGAAGGACTCCGCAAAGGAGCCCCAGAAGCGTGCTGATAACATCGATACGACCACTCGAAGCGATGAGAAGGACGGCATCCATGTCCAGGAGAGCGCCGGTCCTGTGCAGGAGAACTTCGGGGATGCGCAGGAGAAGAACGAAGATGGACACAACGTGGGGGATGGAGCTAACGACAATGAGGATGGTAACGATGATCAGCCGAAGGAGCAGGTTGCCGGCAACTAG